From the Polaribacter huanghezhanensis genome, the window GTTTTCAGAAATATTATCAACCACTTCTAAAGTATGATAAAAATTGTCTTTATGCTTTTGACCCTCTACTTCTTCTACTCCTTTTAAAGCAATCAATTCTGGTAAAATCAACGGTAATAATTGAGTGGATTCTAATAATAGAAATCCAACGGAAGGTGTTGCAGAAAGCATCATTTTATGCAACTCATCTACAATGCGCTCTTTGGTGATGATGTTTAATCGTTCTGCATTTTTAGAAATTGCAGCTAACGATTTTGGTTCAATTGTAAAATGCAATTGACTTGCAAATCGGATGGCGCGCATCATCCGTAAAGGATCATCAGAATAGGTAATATTTGGTTCTAACGGTGTTCTAATAATTTTAGAATGTAAATCTTCTACTCCATTAAACGGATCTAGCAACAAGCCAAAATCATTTGTATTTAAACTTAACGCCAACGCATTAATTGTAAAATCCCTTCTGTTTTGATCATCTTGTAAGGTTCCTTCTTCTACTTCTGGATTTCTACTTTCTTCTGAATACGATTCTTTTCTTGCGCCAACAAATTCAATTTCGATGTCTTTATAGCGCAACATTGCTGTTCCGTACGTTTTAAAAACTTGCACTTTTGGTTTTGTTGGTAATAATTGCGCCACTTTTTCTGCCAATTCAATTCCACTACCAACAGCAACAACATCAACATCTTTTGCAGTACCTCTTTGCAATAAATAATCGCGAACAAAACCGCCAATTACATAACTTTTTACTTCTAATTCTTGTGAAGCTTTTGAAATATATTCGAAAATTGAAGCAGAAATTGCGTCTTTGTAAAATTGTTGTTGCATAAAAATTAATCTCTAATAACTTCTACTTTATCATCAACAATTTTAAGAATTCTTGATGAAGCAGTTGCTACTATTTCTTGCTGCAAATTTACTATATAATCAACGCTATCCAAAATAGTTGCAGATATTTCTGAAAATGATTTTGGGGTTGGCTCTCTGCTTATATTTGCGGAAGTAGAAACGATTGGTTTTCTGAATTCTTTAAGTAAAGCTTTGCAAAAATCGTTTTGCACAATTCTAATGGCAATGGTGTGGCCTGATGCAATGCAATTCTTTGCCAAGCCTTTTGGATTGTTGTAAATAATTGTTGTTGGTTT encodes:
- a CDS encoding L-threonylcarbamoyladenylate synthase, whose protein sequence is MNSEEIQHFAIALKEGKTLLYPTDTVWGIGCDATNSSAVSKIYKIKQRAESKSLIILVDSFQMLSDYVENIPEKAIEELEKATKPTTIIYNNPKGLAKNCIASGHTIAIRIVQNDFCKALLKEFRKPIVSTSANISREPTPKSFSEISATILDSVDYIVNLQQEIVATASSRILKIVDDKVEVIRD
- a CDS encoding CCA tRNA nucleotidyltransferase — encoded protein: MQQQFYKDAISASIFEYISKASQELEVKSYVIGGFVRDYLLQRGTAKDVDVVAVGSGIELAEKVAQLLPTKPKVQVFKTYGTAMLRYKDIEIEFVGARKESYSEESRNPEVEEGTLQDDQNRRDFTINALALSLNTNDFGLLLDPFNGVEDLHSKIIRTPLEPNITYSDDPLRMMRAIRFASQLHFTIEPKSLAAISKNAERLNIITKERIVDELHKMMLSATPSVGFLLLESTQLLPLILPELIALKGVEEVEGQKHKDNFYHTLEVVDNISENTNDVWLRWAALLHDIGKAPTKKFHKKIGWTFHAHEFVGSKMVFKLFKRLKMPLNNKMKFVQKMVLLSSRPIVLASEVTDAAVRRLVFDAGDDIESLMTLCEADITTKNPSKFKRYHKNFELVRAKIKEVEERDHVRNFQPPISGELIMKTFNLEPCREIGQLKEAIKEAILEGVIPNEYEASYQFMLEKGKDLGLKC